A DNA window from Hevea brasiliensis isolate MT/VB/25A 57/8 chromosome 2, ASM3005281v1, whole genome shotgun sequence contains the following coding sequences:
- the LOC110638783 gene encoding protein FEZ-like — translation MEETNDVDKIDEVMLPGFRFHPTDEELVGFYLKRKIQQQPLSIELIKQLDIYKYDPWDLPKLATTGEKEWYFYCPRDRKYRNSARPNRVTGAGFWKATGTDRPIYSSEGNRCIGLKKSLVFYKGRAAKGIKTDWMMHEFRLPSLTDSAPPKRFTEKTIPANDSWAICRIFKKTNSTAQRALSHSWVSPLPEPSASSIGLQTSHHHFSSQNMPLTTETSSGIQLNYNNHEIQHSSVTNFSPLDFSAYKPLNYNNPLPSKLSHQLPISNGDLTGNFFFSPLETLAPAKCTVDVSSLLLNMSSSMLGDLGDGKVATESSTDFAGAQDHCNGISLTCLPQVMQVNAGNGDDNTPIKNPNATPIDDQWETVRSIGFPFSLPMDVGDAWKPNLLWDSSSCPSEMSSSFSTAECYT, via the exons ATGGAAGAGACAAATGATGTTGATAAAATAGACGAAGTGATGTTGCCAGGGTTTAGGTTTCACCCAACAGATGAGGAGCTTGTTGGGTTTTATCTGAAGAGGAAGATTCAACAGCAGCCTCTCTCGATCGAGCTTATCAAGCAACTTGACATCTACAAATACGATCCATGGGATCTCCCAA AGTTAGCGACGACTGGGGAAAAGGAGTGGTATTTCTACTGCCCTAGAGACAGGAAATATAGAAATAGCGCAAGGCCTAATAGGGTTACAGGAGCTGGGTTTTGGAAAGCCACAGGAACCGACAGGCCTATCTACTCCTCAGAAGGGAACAGGTGCATAGGCTTGAAGAAATCCCTTGTTTTCTACAAAGGTAGAGCTGCCAAAGGGATCAAAACCGATTGGATGATGCATGAGTTTCGGTTGCCTTCTCTCACGGACTCTGCACCACCAAAGAGATTCACCGAGAAAACTATTCCTGCCAAT GACTCATGGGCAATATGCAGGATATTCAAGAAAACCAACTCAACAGCACAAAGGGCTCTTTCTCATTCTTGGGTTTCTCCATTACCTGAGCCTTCTGCTTCTTCCATAGGCTTGCAAACTAGTCatcatcacttcagttcacaaaacaTGCCACTCACAACAGAAACCAGTTCAGGCATCCAGTTGAACTATAACAATCATGAGATACAACATTCTTCTGTTACCAACTTCTCTCCTTTGGATTTTTCTGCATACAAGCCCTTGAATTATAATAATCCATTGCCAAGCAAACTCTCTCATCAGCTTCCCATTTCAAATGGAGACCTGACTGGCAATTTTTTCTTTTCTCCCCTTGAAACATTAGCTCCTGCAAAATGCACGGTTGATGTTTCTTCTTTGCTGTTGAACATGTCTTCCTCCATGCTTGGAGATCTTGGAGATGGCAAGGTAGCCACTGAGAGTAGCACTGACTTTGCAGGAGCACAAGATCATTGCAATGGCATCTCATTAACTTGTTTGCCACAAGTAATGCAAGTGAATGCTGGTAATGGAGATGATAATACACCGATAAAGAATCCTAACGCGACACCTATCGATGATCAATGGGAGACAGTCCGTTCCATTGGATTTCCCTTCAGTTTGCCAATGGATGTAGGTGATGCTTGGAAGCCAAACTTGCTTTGGGATTCTTCCTCATGTCCTAGTGAGATGTCCTCAAGTTTTTCCACAGCTGAGTGCTATACTTGA